The Eubacteriaceae bacterium Marseille-Q4139 genome has a window encoding:
- a CDS encoding ABC transporter ATP-binding protein produces the protein MNLLELKDLTIHYFTDEGVVKAVNGLNLSVKAGETVGLVGETGAGKTTTALGIMNLVPDPPGKIVSGEVLYNGEDLAKKSQIEMRDIRGRQISMIFQDPMTALNPVLTVGEQIAEVIRLHEEVSRADAYIKAAEMLELVGIPAERLGEYPHQFSGGMKQRVVIAIALACHPKLLIADEPTTALDVTIQAQVLNMMNDLKQNLGTSMILITHDLGVVAETCDKVAIMYAGEIVESGSLEDIFLHTAHPYTKGLFESIPSLKKDTKRLKPIKGLMPDPRSLPEGCSFCPRCPYARKECISHDPQPVEIADGHFVKCPYWREVHLNREEL, from the coding sequence ATGAATCTGTTGGAGTTAAAGGATCTGACGATCCATTATTTTACGGACGAAGGCGTGGTAAAGGCTGTAAACGGCCTGAATTTGTCGGTGAAAGCGGGAGAAACCGTAGGACTGGTTGGGGAAACCGGAGCAGGAAAGACCACAACAGCTTTGGGCATCATGAATCTGGTGCCGGATCCGCCTGGGAAAATTGTGTCCGGTGAGGTGCTTTATAACGGCGAAGACCTGGCAAAAAAGAGCCAGATTGAGATGCGCGATATCCGCGGCAGGCAGATCTCCATGATTTTTCAGGATCCGATGACGGCATTAAACCCGGTTCTTACGGTGGGAGAGCAGATTGCAGAAGTGATCCGTCTTCACGAGGAGGTGTCGAGGGCGGATGCCTATATAAAAGCGGCTGAGATGCTGGAACTGGTTGGAATCCCGGCGGAACGTCTGGGAGAATATCCCCACCAGTTTTCCGGCGGGATGAAGCAGAGAGTCGTCATTGCGATTGCTCTTGCCTGCCATCCGAAGCTGCTCATCGCGGATGAGCCGACGACGGCGCTGGACGTGACAATCCAGGCACAGGTATTGAATATGATGAACGACCTGAAACAAAATCTGGGCACGTCCATGATTCTTATTACTCATGACCTGGGTGTGGTGGCAGAAACCTGCGACAAGGTGGCGATCATGTACGCCGGAGAGATTGTGGAGTCTGGTTCACTGGAAGACATCTTTCTCCACACAGCCCACCCCTATACGAAAGGCCTGTTTGAGTCGATCCCGAGCCTCAAGAAGGATACGAAGCGGTTAAAACCCATTAAAGGCCTGATGCCGGATCCCCGCAGTCTGCCGGAGGGGTGTTCCTTCTGTCCGCGCTGCCCTTATGCCAGAAAGGAGTGCATTTCCCATGATCCGCAGCCTGTTGAGATTGCAGATGGGCATTTTGTGAAATGTCCCTACTGGCGTGAAGTCCATTTGAATCGGGAGGAACTGTAA
- a CDS encoding DUF1846 domain-containing protein: MKQGFDNSKYLAMQSDHIRERISQFGDKLYLEFGGKLFDDFHASRVLPGFAPDSKLRMLMQLADQAEIVITINAADIEKNKIRYDLGITYDLDVLRLIKAFTDRGLYVGSVVISHYAEVPSILQFKNKLEQMGIRVYKHYTIDGYPSNIPLIVSDEGYGKNDYIETSRPLVIVTAPGPGSGKMATCLSQLYHENKRGIKAGYAKFETFPVWNLPLKHPVNLAYEAATADLNDVNMIDPFHLDAYGVTTVNYNRDVEIFPVLSAIFEGIFGECPYKSPTDMGVNMAGFCIVDDEACREASRQEIIRRYYQALNKIAQDGVARDEAYKIELLMKQAKITPADRHVVSPALALSEEIGAPAAALELPDGKIVVGKTKELLGASAAVLLNAVKELGGIDHDLDLISPESIAPIQKLKVNYLGSVNPRLHTDEVLIALSICAATDENAQKALDQLPKLRGCQVHTSVMLSDVDLKIFKKLGIDLTCEPVSEEKKIGQTI, translated from the coding sequence ATAAAACAGGGGTTCGACAACAGCAAATACCTTGCCATGCAGTCCGACCATATCAGGGAGCGGATCAGCCAGTTCGGAGACAAGCTGTATCTGGAGTTCGGCGGAAAGCTCTTTGACGATTTCCATGCATCCAGGGTGCTTCCGGGCTTTGCCCCTGACAGCAAGCTCCGGATGCTGATGCAGCTTGCCGATCAGGCGGAAATCGTCATTACCATCAACGCTGCTGACATTGAAAAAAATAAAATCCGGTACGACCTCGGCATCACCTATGATCTCGACGTCCTCCGCCTCATCAAAGCCTTCACCGACCGCGGCCTCTATGTGGGCAGCGTCGTCATCAGCCATTACGCCGAGGTTCCGTCCATTCTTCAGTTTAAAAACAAGCTGGAACAGATGGGGATCCGCGTCTACAAGCACTACACCATCGACGGCTATCCGAGCAACATCCCGCTCATCGTCAGCGACGAGGGCTACGGGAAAAATGATTACATCGAGACGTCCAGGCCCCTTGTCATCGTGACGGCCCCAGGTCCGGGAAGCGGAAAAATGGCCACCTGCCTCTCCCAGCTCTACCATGAAAACAAGCGCGGCATCAAGGCCGGCTATGCCAAATTCGAGACGTTCCCGGTCTGGAACCTGCCTTTAAAGCACCCGGTCAACCTGGCTTACGAGGCGGCCACCGCCGATTTGAACGACGTCAACATGATCGACCCGTTCCATCTGGACGCTTACGGCGTCACAACGGTCAACTATAACCGCGACGTGGAGATTTTCCCCGTATTAAGCGCTATCTTCGAGGGGATCTTTGGGGAGTGTCCTTATAAATCCCCCACCGACATGGGCGTCAACATGGCCGGCTTCTGCATCGTCGACGACGAAGCGTGCAGAGAGGCCTCCCGCCAGGAAATCATCCGCCGCTATTATCAGGCGCTCAATAAAATTGCCCAGGACGGCGTCGCCAGGGACGAGGCATACAAAATCGAGCTTCTCATGAAGCAGGCAAAGATCACGCCTGCCGATAGACACGTGGTCTCCCCTGCGCTTGCGCTTTCCGAAGAAATCGGCGCTCCGGCGGCTGCCCTTGAGCTTCCCGATGGAAAAATCGTTGTCGGAAAGACAAAAGAGCTTCTGGGCGCTTCTGCTGCCGTTCTGCTTAATGCAGTGAAGGAGCTGGGCGGCATCGATCATGATCTGGATCTGATTTCACCGGAGTCCATCGCCCCGATCCAGAAGCTAAAAGTCAATTATCTCGGGAGCGTGAACCCGCGCCTCCACACCGACGAGGTGTTAATCGCCCTTTCCATCTGCGCGGCCACGGACGAAAACGCCCAGAAGGCCTTAGATCAGCTCCCGAAGCTTCGCGGCTGTCAGGTACATACCTCGGTCATGCTGTCGGATGTGGACTTAAAAATCTTTAAAAAGCTTGGAATCGATCTGACCTGCGAACCGGTCAGCGAAGAAAAGAAAATAGGACAGACTATTTAA
- a CDS encoding citrate:proton symporter: MSYLGFLGIAMVVVLLVLLLRGKMTPAIPFAVIPLLFGILASFQADFTIMDIPAFAASGVSKVATTAILFIGTIMFFNIMGDAGMFDPMVNRLVHFADKGVTSIFMATAAIAMITHLDGAGTSTYLLTIPVMMPLYEKFKIRKLDLLLTTALMAGAMNLVPWGGPFVRVGAVLEQDPSICWYQLLPAQIFGVVLVYVIAFFLSKRAIRYGAGQNIESTVTAKDAIENAADQSLKRPHLAVLNWIVTIIVLALLFMGKIPSYLLFLVGTALALLINYRTVKEQNDRLKAHASQAIAMVVVVISSGIFLGIFTDTGMVDAMVTLLIGIIPKGLAPVLHIIIGLFAAPLGMFIGADPYAYGMLPVILGVTNSIGIDPNSVAIAVVMGECAGWTISPAVSTVYLGIGLIECELKDWLRYSVPIVWAFTVALLIFAVITGCVVI; the protein is encoded by the coding sequence ATGAGTTACCTGGGATTTCTTGGGATTGCAATGGTAGTTGTTCTGCTTGTACTTTTACTGAGGGGAAAAATGACGCCGGCCATTCCCTTTGCCGTCATTCCGTTACTTTTCGGCATCCTTGCCAGCTTCCAGGCGGATTTTACCATCATGGATATCCCGGCCTTCGCTGCCTCCGGTGTTTCCAAGGTGGCGACCACGGCAATTTTATTCATCGGCACGATCATGTTTTTCAACATCATGGGCGACGCGGGAATGTTTGACCCCATGGTGAACCGGCTGGTACACTTCGCAGACAAGGGCGTCACCAGCATCTTCATGGCGACGGCGGCCATCGCCATGATTACCCACTTAGACGGGGCCGGCACCAGCACCTACCTTCTTACGATCCCCGTCATGATGCCGCTCTATGAAAAATTCAAAATCCGGAAGCTGGATCTGCTTCTTACAACGGCCCTTATGGCAGGCGCCATGAACCTGGTTCCCTGGGGCGGCCCCTTCGTGAGAGTCGGAGCAGTTTTAGAGCAGGATCCCAGCATCTGCTGGTATCAGCTTCTTCCGGCGCAGATTTTCGGCGTGGTTCTCGTTTACGTGATCGCGTTCTTCCTCTCCAAACGGGCCATCCGCTACGGGGCAGGACAGAACATTGAGAGCACGGTTACGGCTAAAGATGCCATTGAAAACGCCGCCGACCAGTCCTTAAAACGCCCCCATCTGGCGGTGTTAAACTGGATTGTTACGATCATCGTCCTTGCACTCCTGTTCATGGGAAAAATCCCGTCCTACCTGTTATTCCTGGTGGGAACGGCCCTTGCACTCTTAATCAATTACCGGACGGTAAAAGAGCAGAATGACCGGCTGAAGGCACACGCCTCCCAGGCCATCGCCATGGTTGTGGTAGTAATTTCCTCCGGGATTTTCCTGGGAATCTTTACGGATACTGGGATGGTGGATGCCATGGTAACGCTGTTAATCGGCATCATTCCGAAAGGCCTGGCTCCCGTCCTCCATATTATCATCGGGCTCTTTGCGGCGCCCCTCGGCATGTTCATCGGCGCTGACCCCTATGCATACGGCATGCTGCCGGTCATCCTCGGCGTCACCAACAGCATCGGCATCGACCCCAATTCCGTGGCCATCGCCGTCGTCATGGGCGAGTGCGCCGGCTGGACCATCAGCCCGGCCGTCTCCACGGTCTACCTTGGAATCGGTCTGATCGAATGCGAGCTGAAGGACTGGCTGCGCTATTCCGTCCCGATTGTATGGGCCTTCACGGTTGCCCTCTTAATCTTTGCAGTCATCACCGGCTGCGTCGTCATCTAA
- a CDS encoding ABC transporter permease, which translates to MHKYILKRLLLLIPVLIGVSLVVFVMLEITPGDPARQLAGSDATEEAVEQLREELGLNDPALTRFIRYIWDACHGDLGKSYTTKAPVIHEIMNRFPTTFTLACLSTLIAGCTGILLGIISATHQYSFLDRFATVFALLGVSMPVFWLGMMLIVFFSVKLSILPSSGFSTPLHWIMPAVAVGYRASAIITRQTRSSMLEVIRQDYIRTARAKGQSEKVVIYKHALKNALIPVITVLGLQFGAGLGGAVVTETVFSIPGLGKLMVDSINSRNYPMVQGGVLVIACVFTLVNLAVDVLYAYLDPRIKSQYGGKVKAKKLMKTEKTGKGGDKG; encoded by the coding sequence ATGCATAAATATATTTTAAAACGTCTGCTGCTTCTGATTCCGGTTTTGATCGGAGTCAGCCTGGTGGTATTTGTGATGCTGGAGATCACGCCCGGAGATCCTGCCAGGCAGTTGGCCGGATCGGATGCCACAGAAGAGGCCGTGGAGCAGCTTCGGGAGGAACTGGGCCTCAACGATCCGGCGCTCACGCGGTTTATCCGCTATATATGGGACGCCTGTCATGGGGATCTGGGAAAATCCTATACGACAAAAGCACCGGTCATCCATGAAATTATGAACCGTTTCCCGACCACATTCACGCTGGCATGCCTTAGTACACTGATTGCCGGCTGTACAGGAATCCTGCTCGGCATTATCTCTGCCACGCATCAGTACAGCTTTCTGGATCGCTTTGCCACAGTATTTGCGCTTTTGGGCGTTTCCATGCCGGTTTTCTGGCTGGGTATGATGCTGATTGTTTTCTTTTCCGTCAAGCTTTCCATCCTCCCGTCTTCCGGCTTCAGTACACCCCTCCACTGGATCATGCCCGCAGTTGCAGTGGGATACAGAGCCTCTGCCATCATAACAAGGCAGACAAGATCTTCCATGCTGGAAGTCATCCGCCAGGATTATATCCGTACTGCCAGGGCGAAAGGGCAGTCGGAAAAAGTAGTGATCTACAAGCACGCCCTGAAAAATGCCCTGATTCCAGTTATTACTGTTTTAGGCCTTCAGTTCGGTGCCGGACTTGGCGGCGCCGTGGTGACAGAAACCGTATTTTCCATCCCAGGTCTCGGGAAATTGATGGTGGATTCCATCAATTCCCGCAACTATCCCATGGTTCAGGGCGGCGTACTGGTGATAGCCTGTGTCTTCACGCTGGTAAACCTGGCTGTGGACGTGCTGTACGCCTATCTGGATCCGCGGATCAAGTCGCAGTATGGCGGAAAAGTAAAAGCTAAAAAGCTCATGAAAACGGAGAAGACTGGAAAAGGAGGCGATAAAGGATGA
- a CDS encoding gamma-glutamyl-gamma-aminobutyrate hydrolase family protein → MNSKKPVILIAPSDHVFDSEYERRPKFELYKNYARAIYAAGGVPVMCTETDLAEEYAELCGGVMFTGGGGIHPSCYGGTFKEPWLIPGATNIPRDEMEFALFHAFCSRKKPIMGICHGFHLINVAMGGSLILNFPKDVGEEHVNGCDHMVNAEPGSLVYKLFGARFQVNSYHRNTLDRLGDGITVTSRSDKGIIESFEHESLPLFGYQWHPERARADQQVPNPYRGPDMTPVFEDFVCRCR, encoded by the coding sequence ATGAACTCCAAGAAACCAGTGATCCTGATCGCACCGAGCGACCATGTTTTTGATTCAGAATACGAAAGACGCCCGAAATTTGAGCTGTATAAAAACTATGCGAGAGCCATTTATGCGGCTGGCGGTGTACCGGTTATGTGTACAGAGACGGATCTTGCAGAGGAATACGCAGAGCTGTGCGGCGGCGTCATGTTTACGGGCGGAGGCGGAATCCATCCGAGCTGTTATGGCGGAACCTTTAAAGAGCCGTGGCTGATCCCGGGGGCCACCAACATTCCAAGAGACGAAATGGAGTTTGCCCTGTTTCATGCCTTTTGCAGCCGCAAGAAGCCGATCATGGGAATCTGCCATGGTTTCCATCTGATCAATGTTGCCATGGGAGGAAGCCTGATCCTCAATTTTCCAAAGGATGTGGGCGAAGAACATGTAAACGGCTGCGACCATATGGTAAACGCTGAGCCGGGTTCTCTGGTTTATAAACTGTTCGGTGCCCGTTTTCAGGTAAACAGCTACCACCGAAACACCTTGGACCGTCTGGGAGACGGAATTACGGTCACCTCCCGTTCCGATAAAGGGATTATTGAATCCTTTGAGCATGAATCCCTTCCGCTTTTTGGCTATCAGTGGCATCCGGAGCGGGCAAGGGCAGATCAGCAGGTTCCCAATCCCTACCGCGGCCCGGACATGACGCCGGTATTTGAAGATTTTGTCTGCCGCTGCCGGTGA
- a CDS encoding ABC transporter permease, which yields MKKKSMASEKFHAFMKNRLAVAGAVLLIVMILISALSPVIAPYGYDEQNYESARQTPSLSHLAGTDELGRDIFSRILYGGRVSLTIGIISVGIGLFFGGSLGILAAYYGGIAETVIMRIIDILMAIPSIILSISICAALGSGIVNTMIAVGISSIPTYARVFRSAVISEKSREYIEASRAVGAGNMRIILRHILPNSLAPVIVQASLGVAQAITTAASLSFIGLGIQPPNPEWGALLSGGRQYIRDYPHMVVYPGIAIMLTVLALNLIGDGLRDALDPRLKR from the coding sequence ATGAAAAAGAAAAGCATGGCGTCAGAAAAATTTCATGCTTTTATGAAAAACAGGCTGGCAGTGGCAGGAGCGGTGCTCCTTATTGTCATGATCCTGATCTCCGCGTTGTCTCCGGTCATTGCACCGTATGGATATGATGAACAGAACTACGAGTCGGCCCGTCAGACGCCTTCCTTGAGCCATTTGGCCGGCACCGATGAACTGGGACGCGATATCTTCTCCAGGATCCTTTACGGCGGGAGAGTGTCTTTGACCATCGGCATTATTTCTGTGGGAATCGGACTCTTTTTTGGCGGTTCCCTGGGGATCCTGGCGGCTTACTACGGCGGCATTGCCGAGACCGTGATCATGCGTATCATAGACATTTTGATGGCAATCCCCAGCATTATTCTTTCGATTTCCATCTGCGCTGCCCTGGGCTCCGGCATTGTCAACACCATGATCGCCGTCGGAATCAGTTCCATCCCTACGTATGCCAGGGTGTTCCGGTCTGCGGTAATCTCGGAAAAATCCAGGGAGTACATCGAGGCCTCCCGGGCAGTCGGCGCAGGAAATATGCGGATTATCCTTCGGCATATCCTGCCAAATTCCCTGGCACCAGTCATTGTCCAGGCCTCTCTGGGAGTCGCCCAGGCAATCACGACGGCAGCCTCTTTAAGCTTCATCGGGCTGGGTATCCAGCCGCCGAACCCGGAATGGGGCGCTCTCCTTTCCGGCGGACGGCAGTATATCCGTGATTATCCTCATATGGTTGTTTATCCGGGAATCGCCATTATGCTGACGGTACTGGCCCTTAATCTGATTGGAGACGGCCTGCGGGATGCGTTGGATCCGCGGCTGAAACGCTAG
- a CDS encoding CoA transferase, which translates to MAQALEGIRVLDCANVIAGPYCASILSEFGAEVIKIEMPGKGDNFRSMGPLKDGKSTRWPSMGRNKKCITLDFHYEEGRKVFLELVKKSDVIIENFRTGTFAKWGLDMETLKKANPRIIVTHVTGYGQTGPNKELSGFGGPLTGFAGVVYTTGFPDRPPVSPSFSLADYVAGLNAVIGTMLALYHRDITEKGNGQEVDVSLYEGLFRMQDALIADYDINGVVRERAERQRGASVPGGKFLTKDGKWVFLASSTDNSFKYLANAMDRPELFEKYPTMRDRFEAAEYIMEETRNWFAGIDYEEAMKRCLDNKVALSPIYSIADIWKDPQYKARHNLVEFDSPDFGKVHIASVCPVLSETPGKIKWIGQPIGSANDEIYKGLLGMEEDELNSLKEKGII; encoded by the coding sequence ATGGCTCAAGCATTAGAAGGAATCCGCGTCCTGGACTGCGCCAACGTCATCGCCGGCCCGTACTGCGCCAGCATTCTGTCAGAGTTCGGCGCGGAGGTAATTAAAATTGAAATGCCGGGGAAGGGAGACAATTTCCGCTCCATGGGCCCGTTAAAAGACGGAAAGAGCACGAGATGGCCGTCCATGGGAAGAAATAAGAAGTGCATTACCCTGGATTTCCACTACGAGGAAGGAAGAAAGGTGTTCCTGGAGCTGGTGAAAAAGTCCGACGTCATCATCGAAAACTTCCGCACCGGCACCTTTGCAAAATGGGGACTGGATATGGAGACATTAAAGAAAGCCAACCCCAGGATCATCGTGACCCACGTGACCGGCTACGGGCAGACCGGCCCCAATAAAGAGCTTTCCGGCTTCGGCGGCCCGTTAACCGGCTTTGCCGGCGTTGTTTACACCACCGGTTTCCCGGACCGTCCGCCTGTGAGCCCAAGCTTTTCCCTGGCTGACTATGTGGCCGGCCTCAATGCCGTGATCGGCACCATGCTTGCGCTGTACCACCGGGATATCACGGAGAAAGGCAATGGGCAGGAGGTAGATGTGAGCCTCTACGAGGGACTGTTCCGCATGCAGGACGCCCTGATTGCCGACTACGACATCAACGGCGTTGTGAGAGAACGGGCGGAGCGCCAGCGGGGCGCTTCTGTACCGGGCGGAAAATTCCTCACAAAGGACGGAAAGTGGGTGTTCCTCGCGTCCTCCACGGACAACTCCTTCAAATACCTGGCAAACGCCATGGACAGGCCGGAGCTTTTTGAGAAGTATCCCACCATGCGCGACCGCTTTGAAGCCGCTGAATACATTATGGAGGAGACAAGGAACTGGTTTGCCGGCATCGACTATGAAGAGGCGATGAAACGCTGCCTCGACAACAAAGTGGCCTTAAGCCCCATTTACAGCATCGCCGACATCTGGAAGGATCCTCAGTACAAGGCAAGGCACAACCTGGTGGAATTTGACAGCCCGGATTTCGGAAAAGTCCATATTGCCTCTGTGTGTCCGGTACTCAGCGAGACGCCAGGCAAGATCAAATGGATCGGCCAGCCCATCGGCTCTGCCAACGATGAAATTTACAAAGGGCTTCTGGGAATGGAAGAGGACGAGCTAAACAGCCTAAAAGAGAAAGGGATTATTTAG
- a CDS encoding alpha/beta hydrolase — MEQKPTVIYIPGTLISPEVFRKIKTPEGFGEIRLSWMDAPGSHDVREVAKALAGRIAAEGLGPVILAGHSSGGSIAMLTYLALKDRTRVGGMILSNTGANNNGHSNQKSREELIASWNYTELDLFVRKCFKKPLDADMYETLMGYGKTISAEVRVEPLMSQREIDLSGRLPEITCPTVIAHGKLDTIRTLSHAEELSAGIPHAELVLLDAGHSPMYEDPDTWQAVLNRLAAQIMNP; from the coding sequence ATGGAACAAAAACCGACCGTCATTTATATACCGGGAACCTTAATAAGCCCGGAGGTTTTCCGAAAAATCAAAACACCGGAGGGCTTCGGGGAAATCCGCCTTTCCTGGATGGATGCCCCCGGCTCCCACGATGTCCGTGAGGTGGCGAAGGCCCTTGCCGGACGGATCGCAGCGGAGGGGCTTGGGCCGGTGATTTTAGCCGGCCACTCCTCCGGCGGCTCCATCGCCATGCTGACCTACCTGGCGTTGAAGGACAGGACGCGGGTTGGCGGGATGATCCTCTCCAATACCGGCGCCAACAACAACGGCCACAGCAACCAGAAAAGCAGGGAGGAGCTGATCGCCTCCTGGAACTATACGGAGTTGGATCTGTTTGTGCGGAAGTGCTTCAAAAAGCCCCTGGATGCGGACATGTACGAAACGCTCATGGGGTACGGAAAAACCATTTCCGCCGAGGTGCGCGTGGAACCGTTAATGTCCCAGCGGGAGATCGACCTTTCGGGACGCCTTCCTGAGATCACATGCCCAACGGTGATTGCCCATGGGAAACTGGATACCATCCGCACCCTGTCCCACGCAGAAGAGCTTTCTGCGGGAATCCCCCATGCGGAGCTTGTCCTACTGGATGCCGGGCACAGCCCCATGTATGAGGATCCGGACACCTGGCAGGCGGTGCTCAACCGTCTTGCCGCCCAAATAATGAATCCATAA
- a CDS encoding M20/M25/M40 family metallo-hydrolase, with protein MKELLHAELKAYVEEGQKDLIALLDTLCRIPSPSNHEERRAEFIKNWFEEAGCKDAYIDSALNVIYPFHCEKQKNLVAFTVHSDTVFPDTEPFDVIYDGDIMRCPGVGDNTANLAMLMLLAKYFTEKNMVPKQGILFVASSGEEGLGNLKGVRQVMKDYEGKIAELVAIDGSYDSLTNGAVGSLRYRVGVHTEGGHSYGKFGNLNAIQVLSSIINTLYTYKVPTAGRSTYNVGTISGGTSINTIAQYAEMRFEYRSDVRESLADMNKFFLSVLEAYRNMDHVQVDCELLGERPCTGDVDPEKQGALENKALDIIEAYTGKRVGCYASSTDSNIPLSVGVPSICFGGHMGVGAHTREEWLNVKDLEMGMKIVAAFMMTYFE; from the coding sequence ATGAAAGAACTGTTACATGCAGAATTGAAGGCGTATGTCGAGGAGGGACAAAAGGATCTCATCGCACTTTTAGACACGCTCTGCCGGATTCCGTCTCCGTCCAACCACGAGGAGCGGCGCGCGGAATTCATCAAAAACTGGTTTGAGGAAGCCGGATGCAAAGACGCCTACATCGACAGTGCCTTAAACGTCATTTATCCGTTCCACTGCGAAAAGCAGAAGAACCTTGTGGCATTCACGGTCCACAGCGATACGGTGTTCCCGGACACGGAGCCATTTGACGTCATTTACGACGGCGACATCATGCGCTGCCCGGGCGTCGGCGACAATACGGCGAACCTGGCAATGCTGATGCTTCTCGCCAAATATTTCACGGAGAAAAACATGGTTCCGAAGCAGGGCATCCTGTTTGTGGCAAGCTCCGGCGAGGAAGGCCTTGGAAACTTAAAGGGCGTGCGCCAGGTGATGAAGGACTATGAAGGCAAAATCGCCGAGCTCGTCGCCATCGACGGCTCCTATGACAGCCTGACAAACGGCGCCGTCGGCTCCTTGCGCTACCGTGTCGGCGTCCACACCGAGGGCGGCCACTCCTACGGGAAGTTCGGCAACTTAAACGCCATCCAGGTGCTCTCTTCCATCATCAATACGCTTTACACCTACAAAGTCCCGACGGCAGGAAGAAGTACCTATAACGTGGGCACCATCTCCGGCGGAACCTCCATCAACACCATCGCCCAGTATGCGGAAATGCGGTTCGAGTACCGCTCCGATGTGCGCGAAAGCCTGGCCGATATGAACAAGTTCTTCCTGTCTGTCCTGGAGGCATACCGGAACATGGATCACGTCCAGGTGGACTGTGAGCTTCTCGGCGAGCGTCCCTGCACAGGCGATGTGGATCCGGAAAAGCAGGGGGCCCTGGAGAACAAGGCTTTGGACATTATCGAGGCTTACACCGGGAAACGCGTAGGATGCTATGCCAGCTCCACCGACTCCAACATCCCGCTTTCCGTCGGCGTTCCGTCCATCTGCTTCGGCGGCCATATGGGTGTCGGCGCCCATACGAGGGAGGAATGGCTGAACGTAAAGGATCTGGAAATGGGAATGAAGATTGTTGCGGCGTTCATGATGACGTATTTTGAATGA
- a CDS encoding ATP-binding cassette domain-containing protein, which translates to MANDQVLLQVNNLKKYFKTAKGQLHAVDDITFSLERGKTLGVVGESGCGKSTLGRTILNLLPATSGEVIFDGVHVENADKKQIRRLRQEMQIIFQDPFSSLDPRLSVSEIIMEPLEIYRVYPTRQERQKRVEELMDTVGLARRLSNAYPHELDGGRRQRIGVARALALNPKFIVCDEPVSALDVSIQAQILNLMQDLQEQHGLAYLFITHDLSVVKHISDDILVMYLGKLVEKCQAKELFRNHLHPYTSALLSAIPVPEIGAAKNRVLLQGELSSPINPKPGCRFANRCAYACETCLREEPALRELAPGHFVACHLAEERKKERK; encoded by the coding sequence ATGGCAAATGATCAGGTTCTGCTTCAGGTCAACAACCTGAAAAAATATTTCAAAACGGCTAAAGGACAGCTCCATGCAGTCGATGACATTACATTTTCCCTGGAACGCGGGAAGACGCTGGGCGTCGTAGGGGAATCCGGATGCGGAAAATCCACGCTTGGCAGAACAATTCTGAACCTGCTTCCGGCCACCTCCGGTGAAGTGATTTTTGATGGTGTCCATGTGGAAAATGCGGATAAGAAGCAGATCAGGCGTCTGCGGCAGGAGATGCAGATCATCTTTCAGGATCCCTTTTCTTCGCTGGATCCGCGTCTGTCCGTCAGTGAGATCATTATGGAGCCGTTGGAAATTTACCGCGTATATCCGACCAGGCAGGAACGGCAGAAACGGGTGGAGGAGCTAATGGATACAGTGGGACTGGCCCGCAGGCTTTCCAATGCCTATCCTCATGAGCTGGACGGCGGGCGGAGGCAGCGCATCGGCGTTGCGCGGGCCTTGGCGTTGAATCCGAAATTTATTGTGTGCGATGAGCCGGTGTCGGCCCTGGATGTTTCTATCCAGGCTCAGATCCTGAACCTCATGCAGGATCTTCAGGAACAGCATGGGCTGGCCTACCTGTTTATCACACACGACCTGTCAGTGGTAAAACACATTTCCGACGATATTCTTGTCATGTACCTGGGGAAGCTGGTGGAAAAATGCCAGGCAAAAGAGCTGTTCCGAAATCACCTTCATCCCTACACCAGTGCTCTTTTGTCGGCAATTCCCGTGCCGGAAATCGGTGCGGCTAAAAACAGGGTGCTGCTCCAGGGAGAACTGTCGTCGCCAATCAACCCGAAACCGGGATGCCGGTTTGCAAACAGGTGCGCCTATGCCTGTGAAACCTGCCTTCGGGAGGAACCGGCTTTGCGTGAGCTGGCGCCGGGACATTTTGTGGCGTGCCACCTGGCAGAAGAACGAAAGAAAGAGAGGAAGTGA